From Topomyia yanbarensis strain Yona2022 chromosome 1, ASM3024719v1, whole genome shotgun sequence, one genomic window encodes:
- the LOC131692358 gene encoding probable phosphorylase b kinase regulatory subunit alpha isoform X3 produces the protein MRSRSNSGVRLDYYQRIVHRLIMAHQQPVTGLFPASPTNPHAWVRDNVYCILAVWGLSMAYKKIADQDEDRAKAYELEQCCVKLMRGLLMAMMNQKDKVERFKISQNPYDSLHAKYNSKNGQTVVGDGEWGHLQIDAISLYLLILAQMTASGLQIVFSLDEVSFVQNLVFYIESAYCIPDYGIWERGDKSNHGQTELNASSIGMAKAALEAMNELDLFGARGGSGSVIHVLADEAHKCQAVLQSMLPRESNSKELDAGLLSVIGFPAFACDDPQLIESTQEAIVSRLQGRYGCKRFLRDGYKTPNEDVSRLYYEPWELRMFEKVESEWPLFFCYLILNKAFQNEKVDVAEYAQKLEDILVKTEEGMRLVPELYAVSKDVMAAEYQNPGSQQRMVVGRCPFLWGQSLYILGKLLQEGFLAVGELDPLNRRLGAQKKPDVVVQVVILAEDNDIRDKLAEHGIHVQTIGDVAPIEVQPARVLSHLYTYLGRNKKLGLSGRKSRDVGILSTSKLYSLKDRIFAFTPQFSDVNRFYIASDNELMIDLLKGEINFLKSAWQNLLGRPLLTLVLKTVHLDNNKVPLAMMQTMKKLKSGYINGTRVILGNLGDFINTSAITDLSFLGSQEDGYPDKLNPAVQSYLDEHLLRSFSHRASTTSIRSSGLRPRNLRRRMSVKGAIKKTRSINVDSETLGMEGSITERRLSHSITPQWLEPNQDGNVAASRDPSPNQPTRFGEQRVSIDETKKLLIQTSATTATPKIQIQPLPRHRAATETNFENAEVEELIAMLRETESLEEQGDILQHLVDTQGLDFNTGMLEEGRVVTVRGLLKGLYEKACQQKMWGLVRHTAGMLGKRVEDLAKAVTDLLVRQKQVTVGMPPNSEYTITAPLPEVELRTLIHEAYGDDESTAMLTQELLVYLAMFIRTEPQLFHEMLRLRVGLIIQVMAKELSRTLNCDGEQASEHLLNLSPFEMKNLLHHILSGKEFAVNSVARGNISIVSCKSSRVSKKSQIGFGKEAEEVEASAIDDRQGQWLRRRRLDGALNRVPRDFYPRVWTVLERCQGLAIEGRVLPQSLTQEMTPNELKFALEVETALNSIPQPEYRQLVVEALMVLTLVTEHNIVASLGDIIYVEHLVHKANQLFLEDQRQVHGDAMLCCAKNKDIRETTTSGMLLCGGAAYICQHLYDSAPSGTFGTMTYIARAVASVLEALPKHGDMDCTIS, from the exons ATGAggagtcgcagtaattccggaGTCCGGTTGGATTACTACCAACGGATCGTCCATCGTTTGATTATGGCCCACCAGCAGCCAGTTACCGGATTGTTCCCGGCCAGCCCTACGAATCCGCATGCCTGG GTTCGAGACAACGTGTATTGCATTCTGGCCGTTTGGGGGCTTTCGATGGCTTACAAGAAGATCGCCGATCAGGATGAGGATCGTGCCAAAGCGTACGAACTGGAGCAGTGCTGTGTGAAGCTAATGCGAGGACTACTGATGGCGATGATGAATCAGAAGGATAAGGTTGAacggttcaagatatcgcagaACCCGTATGATTCACTTCATGCCAAATACAACAGCAAAAATGGCCAAACCGTGGTCGGCGATGGTGAATGGGGTCACTTGCAGATCGATGCCATCTCGCTGTACCTGTTGATCTTGGCACAGATGACTGCATCCGGGTTGCAGATCGTTTTTTCACTGGATGAAGTGTCCTTTGTTCAGAATCTGGTTTTTTACATTGAATCTGCTTACTGCATTCCGGATTACGGCATCTGGGAACGGGGAGACAAATCGAACCACGGTCAGACAGAGCTTAATGCCAGCTCTATTGGAATGGCCAAAGCTGCATTGGAAGCGATGAACGAACTGGATTTGTTTGGAGCTCGGGGTGGTTCCGGCAGCGTAATTCACGTGTTGGCCGATGAGGCTCACAAATGTCAAGCCGTGCTGCAGTCGATGCTTCCGAGGGAATCGAACAGCAAGGAGCTGGATGCCGGATTACTTTCGGTAATCGGATTTCCAGCTTTTGCTTGCGATGATCCTCAGCTGATAGAATCCACCCAGGAGGCGATCGTTAGTCGACTTCAGGGTCGCTATGGTTGTAAGAGATTTCTCCGTGATGGCTACAAAACCCCGAACGAGGATGTCTCGCGGCTTTACTACGAACCCTGGGAGCTGCGAATGTTCGAGAAGGTTGAGAGCGAGTGGCCGTTGTTCTTTTGCTATCTGATTCTGAACAAGGCGTTTCAAAATGAAAAGGTGGACGTTGCGGAATACGCGCAGAAGTTGGAAGATATATTGGTTAAAACAGAGGAGGGTATGCGTCTTGTGCCGGAGTTGTATGCCGTTTCGAAAGACGTTATGGCTGCTGAATATCAAAATCCGGGCTCCCAACAGCGGATGGTTGTTGGCCGATGTCCGTTTCTCTGGGGGCAGTCGTTGTATATTTTGGGCAAACTGCTTCAAGAG GGATTTCTCGCGGTCGGTGAACTGGATCCACTGAATCGTCGTTTGGGAGCTCAGAAGAAGCCTGATGTGGTTGTACAGGTCGTCATCCTTGCCGAAGACAACGACATTCGTGACAAGCTGGCCGAGCACGGAATTCACGTGCAAACTATTGGCGACGTAGCTCCGATTGAAGTTCAGCCGGCTCGCGTGCTTAGCCATCTCTACACGTATCTGGGCCGCAACAAGAAGCTTGGTCTCAGTGGTCGTAAATCTCGCGACGTTGGTATTCTTAGCACCAGTAAGCTGTACTCGTTGAAGGATCGCATCTTCGCCTTTACGCCTCAG TTCTCCGACGTAAACCGATTCTACATTGCCTCCGACAACGAACTGATGATTGACCTCCTGAAGGGGGAAATAAACTTTCTGAAATCTGCCTGGCAGAATCTGCTCGGTCGTCCGTTGCTGACGTTGGTGCTGAAAACCGTACATCTAG ACAACAATAAGGTTCCGCTGGCGATGATGCAAACGATGAAGAAGCTAAAGTCCGGTTACATCAACGGCACCCGAGTCATTTTGGGCAATCTAGGAGACTTCATCAATACGTCGGCCATCACCGATCTGAGTTTCCTAGGCAGTCAGGAGGATGGTTATCCGGATA AACTCAACCCGGCAGTGCAATCCTATCTGGATGAACATCTGCTTCGTTCGTTCAGCCATCGCGCTTCAACTACTTCGATTCGATCGTCCGGACTGAGACCGAGGAACCTACGTCGTCGGATGTCCGTCAAGGGTGCTATCAAGAAAACACGATCCATCAATGTTGATT CGGAAACCCTCGGCATGGAGGGCAGCATAACCGAGCGACGTTTATCGCATTCGATTACTCCCCAGTGGCTGGAACCTAATCAGGATGGCAATGTGGCAGCCTCCCGGGATCCTTCACCGAATCAGCCCACACGTTTCGGTGAACAGCGAGTTTCTATTgatgaaactaagaaactacTCATTCAAACGTCGGCCACCACTGCTA CACCTAAGATTCAGATTCAACCGTTGCCAAGACATCGTGCGGCAACGGAGACAAATTTCGAGAATGCCGAGGTCGAGGAGCTAATTGCGATGCTTCGCGAAACCGAGAGTCTGGAAGAGCAGGGTGATATTCTGCAGCATCTGGTGGATACACAGGGATTGGATTTCAATACAG GCATGCTGGAGGAGGGTCGCGTCGTCACTGTCCGGGGTCTGCTCAAGGGACTGTACGAGAAGGCTTGCCAGCAGAAGATGTGGGGACTGGTGCGTCACACGGCCGGGATGCTGGGTAAACGAGTCGAGGATTTGGCCAAGGCCGTAACGGATTTGCTCGTCCGACAGAAACAG GTCACAGTCGGAATGCCACCGAACAGCGAATATACAATCACAGCTCCGTTGCCGGAGGTAGAGCTTCGCACACTGATCCACGAGGCGTATGGTGACGACGAAAGTACGGCGATGTTAACCCAGGAGCTGCTGGTTTATCTGGCTATGTTTATTCGTACGGAGCCACAGTTGTTCCACGAGATGCTACGACTTCGTGTTGGTCTCATAATTCAAGTTATGGCTAAAGAGCTGTCCAGAACGCTCAACTGTGACGGAGAGCAGGCTTCGGAACATTTGCTAAACCTGTCACCCTTCGAGATGAAAAATTTGCTACACCACATTCTCAGTGGTAAGGAGTTTGCGGTGAACAGTGTCGCCAGAGGAAATATATCGATCGTAAGTTGCAAATCGAGTCGCGTCAGTAAGAAGAGTCAAATTGGTTTCGGTAAAGAAGCAGAGGAAGTTGAAGCTTCCGCGATCGATGATCGGCAGGGCCAATGGTTGAGACGTCGCCGATTGGATGGAGCATTGAACCGTGTGCCTAGGGATTTCTATCCTAGGGTTTGGACAGTACTTGAGCGCTGTCAGGGATTGGCCATCGAGGGTCGCGTTCTACCGCAAAGTCTTACTCAAGAAATGACACCTAACGAGCTTAAATTTGCTTTGGAAGTGGAAACGGCCCTGAACAGTATTCCACAGCCGGAGTATCGCCAGCTGGTGGTCGAAGCACTGATGGTTCTAACTCTTGTCACCGAGCACAACATCGTTGCATCATTGGGCGATATTATCTACGTGGAACATCTGGTTCACAAGGCGAACCAACTGTTCCTCGAGGATCAACGTCAGGTTCATGGAGATGCCATGCTATGTTGTGCGAAGAACAAGGACATTCGTGAAACCACCACTTCGGGAATGCTGCTTTGCGGAGGGGCAGCGTACATTTGTCAGCATCTGTACGATAGTGCCCCTAGTGGAACTTTCGGAACCATGACTTACATCGCGAGGGCTGTTGCTTCAGTGCTCGAGGCTCTGCCGAAACATGGCGACATGGATTGCACAATCTCCTAA
- the LOC131692358 gene encoding probable phosphorylase b kinase regulatory subunit alpha isoform X4, producing the protein MRSRSNSGVRLDYYQRIVHRLIMAHQQPVTGLFPASPTNPHAWVRDNVYCILAVWGLSMAYKKIADQDEDRAKAYELEQCCVKLMRGLLMAMMNQKDKVERFKISQNPYDSLHAKYNSKNGQTVVGDGEWGHLQIDAISLYLLILAQMTASGLQIVFSLDEVSFVQNLVFYIESAYCIPDYGIWERGDKSNHGQTELNASSIGMAKAALEAMNELDLFGARGGSGSVIHVLADEAHKCQAVLQSMLPRESNSKELDAGLLSVIGFPAFACDDPQLIESTQEAIVSRLQGRYGCKRFLRDGYKTPNEDVSRLYYEPWELRMFEKVESEWPLFFCYLILNKAFQNEKVDVAEYAQKLEDILVKTEEGMRLVPELYAVSKDVMAAEYQNPGSQQRMVVGRCPFLWGQSLYILGKLLQEGFLAVGELDPLNRRLGAQKKPDVVVQVVILAEDNDIRDKLAEHGIHVQTIGDVAPIEVQPARVLSHLYTYLGRNKKLGLSGRKSRDVGILSTSKLYSLKDRIFAFTPQIFDYDEYYTSRDPALLVSNFMDVLAFLSISWHHLLGRPTITLTATHWLIDNNKVPLAMMQTMKKLKSGYINGTRVILGNLGDFINTSAITDLSFLGSQEDGYPDKLNPAVQSYLDEHLLRSFSHRASTTSIRSSGLRPRNLRRRMSVKGAIKKTRSINVDSETLGMEGSITERRLSHSITPQWLEPNQDGNVAASRDPSPNQPTRFGEQRVSIDETKKLLIQTSATTATPKIQIQPLPRHRAATETNFENAEVEELIAMLRETESLEEQGDILQHLVDTQGLDFNTGMLEEGRVVTVRGLLKGLYEKACQQKMWGLVRHTAGMLGKRVEDLAKAVTDLLVRQKQVTVGMPPNSEYTITAPLPEVELRTLIHEAYGDDESTAMLTQELLVYLAMFIRTEPQLFHEMLRLRVGLIIQVMAKELSRTLNCDGEQASEHLLNLSPFEMKNLLHHILSGKEFAVNSVARGNISIVSCKSSRVSKKSQIGFGKEAEEVEASAIDDRQGQWLRRRRLDGALNRVPRDFYPRVWTVLERCQGLAIEGRVLPQSLTQEMTPNELKFALEVETALNSIPQPEYRQLVVEALMVLTLVTEHNIVASLGDIIYVEHLVHKANQLFLEDQRQVHGDAMLCCAKNKDIRETTTSGMLLCGGAAYICQHLYDSAPSGTFGTMTYIARAVASVLEALPKHGDMDCTIS; encoded by the exons ATGAggagtcgcagtaattccggaGTCCGGTTGGATTACTACCAACGGATCGTCCATCGTTTGATTATGGCCCACCAGCAGCCAGTTACCGGATTGTTCCCGGCCAGCCCTACGAATCCGCATGCCTGG GTTCGAGACAACGTGTATTGCATTCTGGCCGTTTGGGGGCTTTCGATGGCTTACAAGAAGATCGCCGATCAGGATGAGGATCGTGCCAAAGCGTACGAACTGGAGCAGTGCTGTGTGAAGCTAATGCGAGGACTACTGATGGCGATGATGAATCAGAAGGATAAGGTTGAacggttcaagatatcgcagaACCCGTATGATTCACTTCATGCCAAATACAACAGCAAAAATGGCCAAACCGTGGTCGGCGATGGTGAATGGGGTCACTTGCAGATCGATGCCATCTCGCTGTACCTGTTGATCTTGGCACAGATGACTGCATCCGGGTTGCAGATCGTTTTTTCACTGGATGAAGTGTCCTTTGTTCAGAATCTGGTTTTTTACATTGAATCTGCTTACTGCATTCCGGATTACGGCATCTGGGAACGGGGAGACAAATCGAACCACGGTCAGACAGAGCTTAATGCCAGCTCTATTGGAATGGCCAAAGCTGCATTGGAAGCGATGAACGAACTGGATTTGTTTGGAGCTCGGGGTGGTTCCGGCAGCGTAATTCACGTGTTGGCCGATGAGGCTCACAAATGTCAAGCCGTGCTGCAGTCGATGCTTCCGAGGGAATCGAACAGCAAGGAGCTGGATGCCGGATTACTTTCGGTAATCGGATTTCCAGCTTTTGCTTGCGATGATCCTCAGCTGATAGAATCCACCCAGGAGGCGATCGTTAGTCGACTTCAGGGTCGCTATGGTTGTAAGAGATTTCTCCGTGATGGCTACAAAACCCCGAACGAGGATGTCTCGCGGCTTTACTACGAACCCTGGGAGCTGCGAATGTTCGAGAAGGTTGAGAGCGAGTGGCCGTTGTTCTTTTGCTATCTGATTCTGAACAAGGCGTTTCAAAATGAAAAGGTGGACGTTGCGGAATACGCGCAGAAGTTGGAAGATATATTGGTTAAAACAGAGGAGGGTATGCGTCTTGTGCCGGAGTTGTATGCCGTTTCGAAAGACGTTATGGCTGCTGAATATCAAAATCCGGGCTCCCAACAGCGGATGGTTGTTGGCCGATGTCCGTTTCTCTGGGGGCAGTCGTTGTATATTTTGGGCAAACTGCTTCAAGAG GGATTTCTCGCGGTCGGTGAACTGGATCCACTGAATCGTCGTTTGGGAGCTCAGAAGAAGCCTGATGTGGTTGTACAGGTCGTCATCCTTGCCGAAGACAACGACATTCGTGACAAGCTGGCCGAGCACGGAATTCACGTGCAAACTATTGGCGACGTAGCTCCGATTGAAGTTCAGCCGGCTCGCGTGCTTAGCCATCTCTACACGTATCTGGGCCGCAACAAGAAGCTTGGTCTCAGTGGTCGTAAATCTCGCGACGTTGGTATTCTTAGCACCAGTAAGCTGTACTCGTTGAAGGATCGCATCTTCGCCTTTACGCCTCAG ATATTCGACTATGACGAGTATTACACGTCCCGCGATCCGGCACTGCTGGTCAGTAATTTCATGGACGTTCTTGCGTTCCTCAGCATAAGCTGGCACCATCTGCTTGGCCGTCCGACGATAACACTGACTGCCACACATTGGCTTATAG ACAACAATAAGGTTCCGCTGGCGATGATGCAAACGATGAAGAAGCTAAAGTCCGGTTACATCAACGGCACCCGAGTCATTTTGGGCAATCTAGGAGACTTCATCAATACGTCGGCCATCACCGATCTGAGTTTCCTAGGCAGTCAGGAGGATGGTTATCCGGATA AACTCAACCCGGCAGTGCAATCCTATCTGGATGAACATCTGCTTCGTTCGTTCAGCCATCGCGCTTCAACTACTTCGATTCGATCGTCCGGACTGAGACCGAGGAACCTACGTCGTCGGATGTCCGTCAAGGGTGCTATCAAGAAAACACGATCCATCAATGTTGATT CGGAAACCCTCGGCATGGAGGGCAGCATAACCGAGCGACGTTTATCGCATTCGATTACTCCCCAGTGGCTGGAACCTAATCAGGATGGCAATGTGGCAGCCTCCCGGGATCCTTCACCGAATCAGCCCACACGTTTCGGTGAACAGCGAGTTTCTATTgatgaaactaagaaactacTCATTCAAACGTCGGCCACCACTGCTA CACCTAAGATTCAGATTCAACCGTTGCCAAGACATCGTGCGGCAACGGAGACAAATTTCGAGAATGCCGAGGTCGAGGAGCTAATTGCGATGCTTCGCGAAACCGAGAGTCTGGAAGAGCAGGGTGATATTCTGCAGCATCTGGTGGATACACAGGGATTGGATTTCAATACAG GCATGCTGGAGGAGGGTCGCGTCGTCACTGTCCGGGGTCTGCTCAAGGGACTGTACGAGAAGGCTTGCCAGCAGAAGATGTGGGGACTGGTGCGTCACACGGCCGGGATGCTGGGTAAACGAGTCGAGGATTTGGCCAAGGCCGTAACGGATTTGCTCGTCCGACAGAAACAG GTCACAGTCGGAATGCCACCGAACAGCGAATATACAATCACAGCTCCGTTGCCGGAGGTAGAGCTTCGCACACTGATCCACGAGGCGTATGGTGACGACGAAAGTACGGCGATGTTAACCCAGGAGCTGCTGGTTTATCTGGCTATGTTTATTCGTACGGAGCCACAGTTGTTCCACGAGATGCTACGACTTCGTGTTGGTCTCATAATTCAAGTTATGGCTAAAGAGCTGTCCAGAACGCTCAACTGTGACGGAGAGCAGGCTTCGGAACATTTGCTAAACCTGTCACCCTTCGAGATGAAAAATTTGCTACACCACATTCTCAGTGGTAAGGAGTTTGCGGTGAACAGTGTCGCCAGAGGAAATATATCGATCGTAAGTTGCAAATCGAGTCGCGTCAGTAAGAAGAGTCAAATTGGTTTCGGTAAAGAAGCAGAGGAAGTTGAAGCTTCCGCGATCGATGATCGGCAGGGCCAATGGTTGAGACGTCGCCGATTGGATGGAGCATTGAACCGTGTGCCTAGGGATTTCTATCCTAGGGTTTGGACAGTACTTGAGCGCTGTCAGGGATTGGCCATCGAGGGTCGCGTTCTACCGCAAAGTCTTACTCAAGAAATGACACCTAACGAGCTTAAATTTGCTTTGGAAGTGGAAACGGCCCTGAACAGTATTCCACAGCCGGAGTATCGCCAGCTGGTGGTCGAAGCACTGATGGTTCTAACTCTTGTCACCGAGCACAACATCGTTGCATCATTGGGCGATATTATCTACGTGGAACATCTGGTTCACAAGGCGAACCAACTGTTCCTCGAGGATCAACGTCAGGTTCATGGAGATGCCATGCTATGTTGTGCGAAGAACAAGGACATTCGTGAAACCACCACTTCGGGAATGCTGCTTTGCGGAGGGGCAGCGTACATTTGTCAGCATCTGTACGATAGTGCCCCTAGTGGAACTTTCGGAACCATGACTTACATCGCGAGGGCTGTTGCTTCAGTGCTCGAGGCTCTGCCGAAACATGGCGACATGGATTGCACAATCTCCTAA
- the LOC131692358 gene encoding probable phosphorylase b kinase regulatory subunit alpha isoform X1 has product MRSRSNSGVRLDYYQRIVHRLIMAHQQPVTGLFPASPTNPHAWVRDNVYCILAVWGLSMAYKKIADQDEDRAKAYELEQCCVKLMRGLLMAMMNQKDKVERFKISQNPYDSLHAKYNSKNGQTVVGDGEWGHLQIDAISLYLLILAQMTASGLQIVFSLDEVSFVQNLVFYIESAYCIPDYGIWERGDKSNHGQTELNASSIGMAKAALEAMNELDLFGARGGSGSVIHVLADEAHKCQAVLQSMLPRESNSKELDAGLLSVIGFPAFACDDPQLIESTQEAIVSRLQGRYGCKRFLRDGYKTPNEDVSRLYYEPWELRMFEKVESEWPLFFCYLILNKAFQNEKVDVAEYAQKLEDILVKTEEGMRLVPELYAVSKDVMAAEYQNPGSQQRMVVGRCPFLWGQSLYILGKLLQEGFLAVGELDPLNRRLGAQKKPDVVVQVVILAEDNDIRDKLAEHGIHVQTIGDVAPIEVQPARVLSHLYTYLGRNKKLGLSGRKSRDVGILSTSKLYSLKDRIFAFTPQFSDVNRFYIASDNELMIDLLKGEINFLKSAWQNLLGRPLLTLVLKTVHLDNNKVPLAMMQTMKKLKSGYINGTRVILGNLGDFINTSAITDLSFLGSQEDGYPDKLNPAVQSYLDEHLLRSFSHRASTTSIRSSGLRPRNLRRRMSVKGAIKKTRSINVDSETLGMEGSITERRLSHSITPQWLEPNQDGNVAASRDPSPNQPTRFGEQRVSIDETKKLLIQTSATTATPKIQIQPLPRHRAATETNFENAEVEELIAMLRETESLEEQGDILQHLVDTQGLDFNTEVVGGGANDDSQSQGMLEEGRVVTVRGLLKGLYEKACQQKMWGLVRHTAGMLGKRVEDLAKAVTDLLVRQKQVTVGMPPNSEYTITAPLPEVELRTLIHEAYGDDESTAMLTQELLVYLAMFIRTEPQLFHEMLRLRVGLIIQVMAKELSRTLNCDGEQASEHLLNLSPFEMKNLLHHILSGKEFAVNSVARGNISIVSCKSSRVSKKSQIGFGKEAEEVEASAIDDRQGQWLRRRRLDGALNRVPRDFYPRVWTVLERCQGLAIEGRVLPQSLTQEMTPNELKFALEVETALNSIPQPEYRQLVVEALMVLTLVTEHNIVASLGDIIYVEHLVHKANQLFLEDQRQVHGDAMLCCAKNKDIRETTTSGMLLCGGAAYICQHLYDSAPSGTFGTMTYIARAVASVLEALPKHGDMDCTIS; this is encoded by the exons ATGAggagtcgcagtaattccggaGTCCGGTTGGATTACTACCAACGGATCGTCCATCGTTTGATTATGGCCCACCAGCAGCCAGTTACCGGATTGTTCCCGGCCAGCCCTACGAATCCGCATGCCTGG GTTCGAGACAACGTGTATTGCATTCTGGCCGTTTGGGGGCTTTCGATGGCTTACAAGAAGATCGCCGATCAGGATGAGGATCGTGCCAAAGCGTACGAACTGGAGCAGTGCTGTGTGAAGCTAATGCGAGGACTACTGATGGCGATGATGAATCAGAAGGATAAGGTTGAacggttcaagatatcgcagaACCCGTATGATTCACTTCATGCCAAATACAACAGCAAAAATGGCCAAACCGTGGTCGGCGATGGTGAATGGGGTCACTTGCAGATCGATGCCATCTCGCTGTACCTGTTGATCTTGGCACAGATGACTGCATCCGGGTTGCAGATCGTTTTTTCACTGGATGAAGTGTCCTTTGTTCAGAATCTGGTTTTTTACATTGAATCTGCTTACTGCATTCCGGATTACGGCATCTGGGAACGGGGAGACAAATCGAACCACGGTCAGACAGAGCTTAATGCCAGCTCTATTGGAATGGCCAAAGCTGCATTGGAAGCGATGAACGAACTGGATTTGTTTGGAGCTCGGGGTGGTTCCGGCAGCGTAATTCACGTGTTGGCCGATGAGGCTCACAAATGTCAAGCCGTGCTGCAGTCGATGCTTCCGAGGGAATCGAACAGCAAGGAGCTGGATGCCGGATTACTTTCGGTAATCGGATTTCCAGCTTTTGCTTGCGATGATCCTCAGCTGATAGAATCCACCCAGGAGGCGATCGTTAGTCGACTTCAGGGTCGCTATGGTTGTAAGAGATTTCTCCGTGATGGCTACAAAACCCCGAACGAGGATGTCTCGCGGCTTTACTACGAACCCTGGGAGCTGCGAATGTTCGAGAAGGTTGAGAGCGAGTGGCCGTTGTTCTTTTGCTATCTGATTCTGAACAAGGCGTTTCAAAATGAAAAGGTGGACGTTGCGGAATACGCGCAGAAGTTGGAAGATATATTGGTTAAAACAGAGGAGGGTATGCGTCTTGTGCCGGAGTTGTATGCCGTTTCGAAAGACGTTATGGCTGCTGAATATCAAAATCCGGGCTCCCAACAGCGGATGGTTGTTGGCCGATGTCCGTTTCTCTGGGGGCAGTCGTTGTATATTTTGGGCAAACTGCTTCAAGAG GGATTTCTCGCGGTCGGTGAACTGGATCCACTGAATCGTCGTTTGGGAGCTCAGAAGAAGCCTGATGTGGTTGTACAGGTCGTCATCCTTGCCGAAGACAACGACATTCGTGACAAGCTGGCCGAGCACGGAATTCACGTGCAAACTATTGGCGACGTAGCTCCGATTGAAGTTCAGCCGGCTCGCGTGCTTAGCCATCTCTACACGTATCTGGGCCGCAACAAGAAGCTTGGTCTCAGTGGTCGTAAATCTCGCGACGTTGGTATTCTTAGCACCAGTAAGCTGTACTCGTTGAAGGATCGCATCTTCGCCTTTACGCCTCAG TTCTCCGACGTAAACCGATTCTACATTGCCTCCGACAACGAACTGATGATTGACCTCCTGAAGGGGGAAATAAACTTTCTGAAATCTGCCTGGCAGAATCTGCTCGGTCGTCCGTTGCTGACGTTGGTGCTGAAAACCGTACATCTAG ACAACAATAAGGTTCCGCTGGCGATGATGCAAACGATGAAGAAGCTAAAGTCCGGTTACATCAACGGCACCCGAGTCATTTTGGGCAATCTAGGAGACTTCATCAATACGTCGGCCATCACCGATCTGAGTTTCCTAGGCAGTCAGGAGGATGGTTATCCGGATA AACTCAACCCGGCAGTGCAATCCTATCTGGATGAACATCTGCTTCGTTCGTTCAGCCATCGCGCTTCAACTACTTCGATTCGATCGTCCGGACTGAGACCGAGGAACCTACGTCGTCGGATGTCCGTCAAGGGTGCTATCAAGAAAACACGATCCATCAATGTTGATT CGGAAACCCTCGGCATGGAGGGCAGCATAACCGAGCGACGTTTATCGCATTCGATTACTCCCCAGTGGCTGGAACCTAATCAGGATGGCAATGTGGCAGCCTCCCGGGATCCTTCACCGAATCAGCCCACACGTTTCGGTGAACAGCGAGTTTCTATTgatgaaactaagaaactacTCATTCAAACGTCGGCCACCACTGCTA CACCTAAGATTCAGATTCAACCGTTGCCAAGACATCGTGCGGCAACGGAGACAAATTTCGAGAATGCCGAGGTCGAGGAGCTAATTGCGATGCTTCGCGAAACCGAGAGTCTGGAAGAGCAGGGTGATATTCTGCAGCATCTGGTGGATACACAGGGATTGGATTTCAATACAG AAGTCGTAGGCGGCGGTGCTAATGATGATTCCCAATCTCAAGGCATGCTGGAGGAGGGTCGCGTCGTCACTGTCCGGGGTCTGCTCAAGGGACTGTACGAGAAGGCTTGCCAGCAGAAGATGTGGGGACTGGTGCGTCACACGGCCGGGATGCTGGGTAAACGAGTCGAGGATTTGGCCAAGGCCGTAACGGATTTGCTCGTCCGACAGAAACAG GTCACAGTCGGAATGCCACCGAACAGCGAATATACAATCACAGCTCCGTTGCCGGAGGTAGAGCTTCGCACACTGATCCACGAGGCGTATGGTGACGACGAAAGTACGGCGATGTTAACCCAGGAGCTGCTGGTTTATCTGGCTATGTTTATTCGTACGGAGCCACAGTTGTTCCACGAGATGCTACGACTTCGTGTTGGTCTCATAATTCAAGTTATGGCTAAAGAGCTGTCCAGAACGCTCAACTGTGACGGAGAGCAGGCTTCGGAACATTTGCTAAACCTGTCACCCTTCGAGATGAAAAATTTGCTACACCACATTCTCAGTGGTAAGGAGTTTGCGGTGAACAGTGTCGCCAGAGGAAATATATCGATCGTAAGTTGCAAATCGAGTCGCGTCAGTAAGAAGAGTCAAATTGGTTTCGGTAAAGAAGCAGAGGAAGTTGAAGCTTCCGCGATCGATGATCGGCAGGGCCAATGGTTGAGACGTCGCCGATTGGATGGAGCATTGAACCGTGTGCCTAGGGATTTCTATCCTAGGGTTTGGACAGTACTTGAGCGCTGTCAGGGATTGGCCATCGAGGGTCGCGTTCTACCGCAAAGTCTTACTCAAGAAATGACACCTAACGAGCTTAAATTTGCTTTGGAAGTGGAAACGGCCCTGAACAGTATTCCACAGCCGGAGTATCGCCAGCTGGTGGTCGAAGCACTGATGGTTCTAACTCTTGTCACCGAGCACAACATCGTTGCATCATTGGGCGATATTATCTACGTGGAACATCTGGTTCACAAGGCGAACCAACTGTTCCTCGAGGATCAACGTCAGGTTCATGGAGATGCCATGCTATGTTGTGCGAAGAACAAGGACATTCGTGAAACCACCACTTCGGGAATGCTGCTTTGCGGAGGGGCAGCGTACATTTGTCAGCATCTGTACGATAGTGCCCCTAGTGGAACTTTCGGAACCATGACTTACATCGCGAGGGCTGTTGCTTCAGTGCTCGAGGCTCTGCCGAAACATGGCGACATGGATTGCACAATCTCCTAA